The Delphinus delphis chromosome 11, mDelDel1.2, whole genome shotgun sequence DNA segment AGATGGGAAGTTTGGGAGGCAATGAGGCAGGCTCTTAAACTTCTCTGTCTAGActagggatcagcaaactttttctgtaaagggccagatagtaattattttaggctttgtgggccatctgGCTTACGTCACAACTGCTCACCTCTGCAGTTGTTGCATGAAGGCAGCCCTGGACAATACGGAAATAAATGATCGTGGCTGGATTTcagtaaagctttatttacagaaaaggtGATTGGCTGAATTTGACTGGTGGGGCCTTAATTTGCCAGCCCCCTGGTCTAGACACTGTTAACCAGTTTGGTAACTCCAAATCTGGCTACATCAGAATCTCTTAGAGATTGTTACACATTCAGAATCTTAGGAATCTTAGGTTCTCAAGAACCTAAGTACCTTGTTACCCCAGCAGTCAGTGTTCCCAATCCAAGGTACAATTCCCATTTGTTtctagataaagaagaaaaagctttGGGTATGGTTATTTTAGTCTTAAGAACTGCCAGAGATTCTGCACTATTTAATTGTCTGGTAGTtttctaaaagggaaaaatagttgAAAAGATTGTTTATGTGCTTGAAATGAAGGACTTGCCCTTTTAGACTAAATGGTTACTGGGAAATGATATTTACCAGGTGGCAGCAGAAAAGCTAAACATTTTGTCTTACTCTCTCGTGCAGTGAAACATGACTGGGAGAGAATGACAGAAGCTGTCCAGAATCACATTGGCTCTCTGAACTGGGGCTACCGTGTGGCTCTGCGGGAGAAAAAGGTCACCTATGAGAACGCATACGGGCAGTTTGTTGGGCCTCATAGGATTAAGGTAACCATGTGACAGTGTACGTAGCTGTTTTTGGTGTGTTTTCAAGTTTTTGTtgggggaggaaaagagaaggtgATTATCCTAATAAAGATGATGGCCACTGTGACCCAGACCGTCCAGTTTGGTGATTTTGCAATTACTTCTTAGGGACTTTCTCTTGTGGTGTAGTAAGGGTAATCTGGATTTGGGGCCACATTAGCTGGATTTGAGTCTTGGCTCTGTCGCTTCCTAGCATTGGGACTTTGAGCGATCCCTTAACTACTCAGAGTCTTAGTATCTCTTTCTTACTGCGTTTGCAAATTTTTATGAGGATCAAATTGGGCAATGTGGTAAAACAGCCTTTTTAATTATAACGTTTACAATTCTAAAGgataataatttattaagaatTGATATATTGGTTCCTTCGTAGGCAACAAAcaacaaaggcaaagagaagatTTATTCTGCAGAGAGATTTCTCATTGCCACTGGTGAAAGGCCACGTTATTTGGGTATCCCTGGTGACAAAGAATACTGCATCAGCAGGTAAGGACAAATTGCAGGGAGAAAAGgggatttttgctttttcttcaaaCCCATTTAATCCTTTTCCTGAAACTTAGTTTTTCCACCACATTTTTGTCCAGAGGGACAGGGAattaggaaaaagagaaaggaaaaactattttaaaccAGAGAACATTAAAATTCAGAACTATAAACATTGATCATCTTATCACCAAGAGTTAATATCGCTGCTAACATATAGATACATGCTtacaatatttatatttgaaatttatatttGTGTGAGTATATGTTATACGTGTATACTATATAAAACCAGATGGatattcacattttataaaataattgatagatacgtttttgtttttccaaaactaGAATCATATATTACCTTTATGTAGATGCTAAAAAAATTAGAGGATAGCAGGCCATTTAGGTTTCTCAGATCCTAGTTTTTCCTTACTCCTTTGCCATTTGTATGGTTGCATTGTCAGTGTAGAGGGACCTTCTGAAATCAGTGAGTCAAGCAGGAAGGTTTTGCTGTGTGGTTTATTTTTGTCCATCAAGTGATAATAATGGTGACATTATTGTTCAGGAGTTTTGAATTATGAAGTCATTAAGACATTGTTGATAAGTATGTCTTCTTGGATGCTTTTTGCCCAGGACTTTCTGGTTTTCTGATGGTGTTATAAATTACTtgttttcaggcttttttttttctttttttttttttttgtaataggaGTTTATCCTTTGAGCCTCATCGGGGGCAGCTCAGATGACAACTCTTGTCATTGCTGTCTTGGATGGGCTCccttctcatattttaaaaaactcatctCCCAACAATGCTTTTATGATCTCTTATGTCTTGTATCTTCCTCATTCTGCTAGAAGATTCTGtcaggttttactttttttttaacatctttattggggtataattgctttacaatggtgtgttagtttctgctttataacaaagtgaatcagttatacatatatatatatgttcccatatgtcttccctcttgcgtctccctccctcccaccctccctatcccacccctccaggctgtcacaaagcaccaagccaatatccctgtgccatgcggctgcttcccagtagctatctaccttactacgtttgttagtgtgtatatgtccatgactctctctcgccctgtcacagctcacccttccccctccccataacctcaagtcctttctctagtaggtctgcgtctttattcctgccttacccctaggttcttcatgacatttttttttcccttaaattccatatatatgtgttagcatacggtatttgctttctctttctgacttacttcactctgtatgacagactctaggtctatccacctcattacaaatagctcaatttcgtttctttttatggctgagtaatattccattgtatatatgtgccacatcttctttatccattcatccgatgatgggcacttaggttgtttccatctccgggctattgtaaatagagctgcaatgaacgttttggtacatgactctttttgaattatggttttctcagggtatatgcccagtagtgggattgctgggtcatatggtagttctatttgtagttttttaaggaacctccatactgttctccatagtggctgaaccaattcacattcccaccagcagtgcaagagtgttcccttttctccacaccctgtccagcatttattgtttctagattttttgatgatggccattctgactggtatgagatgatatctcattgtagttttgatttgcatttctctaatgattaatgatgttgagcattctttcatgtgtttgttggcagtctgtatatcttctttggagaaatgtctgtttaggtcttctgcccagttttggattgggttgtttgtttttttgttattgagctgcatgagctgcttgtaaattttggagattaatcctttgtcggttgcttcatttgcaaatattttctcccattctgagggttgtcttttggtcttctttatggtttcctttgctgtgcaaaagcttttaagtttcattatgttccatttgtttatttttgtttttatttccactactctagtaggtgggtcagaaaggatcttgctgtgatttatgtcatagagtgttctgcctatgttttcctctaagagtttgatagtttctggccttccatttaggtctttaatccattttgagcttatttttgtgtatggtgttagggagtgatctaatctcatacttttacatgtacctgtccagttttcccagcaccacttattgaagaggctgtccttcctccactgtacattcctgccacctttatcaaagataaggtgtccatatgtgcgtggatttatctctgggctttctatcctgttccattgatctatctttctgtttttgtgccagtaccatactgtcttgattactgtagctttgtagtatagtctgaagtcagggagcctgattcctccagctccttttttcgttctcaagattgctttggctattcggggtcttttgtgtttccatacaaattgcgaaattttttgttctagttctgtgaaaaatgccagtggtagtttgatagggattgcattgaatctataaattgctttgggtagtagagtcattttcacaatgttgattcttccaatccaagaacatggtatatctctccatctatttgtatcatctttaatttctttcatcagtgtctttttatAGTTGGTTTTCATATTCTAAAACCCATATGTTGAAGGttttccccacccctctccccactcttttttttttttttttaatatttatttatttggctgtgctgggtcttagttgctgcatgtgggatcttttagatgcagcatgcgggatctagttccctgaccagggatcgtacctggtccccctgcattgggagtgcggagtcttaaccgctaccagcagggaagtccctctctcctccacttgATAATTGGTGTTGTAGGTGAGGGGAAGTAACACCGGGTTTGTACCTCAGGGAGAGCTGagtggtgggaggagggtgggagttTGGGTTTGCAAATGTATGGTTGTAAACACGTAAGTGGAGAATTATTCTGGATAGTACAGAATAAATGTGTTTGACTGGGAGTTGGGCTAATGTCAGAGTTGTATGGTTTACTGTGCTCAGCCATGGTAGCTCGAGCTGCTTCCAGAGCAGCTAAGTGGCAAGAAAGGAGAGTGTCTAAGACCTTATCAAATCTTCTCAAATATTATGTGTGTAGCTAattgaatgtttttaattttaaaagtgtctTGTTCTTAGGAAAGTAAAAAGGTCTACTTTGATATGGTCATTATTCACATATgaacatttttgtcttctttcttttcttccttttaaaaaaaaatttttctttttcagtgatgATCTGTTCTCTTTACCCTATTGCCCGGGTAAGACCCTGGTGGTTGGAGCATCCTACGTTGCTTTGGAATGTGCTGGATTTCTTGCTGGCATTGGTTTAGATGTCACTGTTATGGTACGGTCCATTCTCCTAAGAGGATTTGACCAGGACATGGCCAACAAAATCGGTGAACATATGGAAGAACATGGTATCAAGTTTATAAGGCAGTTTGTACCAATAAAAGTAAGTGGGGTTGCCTATATGTTTGTTGATTCTATACTCCTGTTAAAAGGCAAGAGAATAGAGTTGGGGTGAGTGATAGAAGCCTCCTTTCAGCATTATAAACCATTGGGAATGCTGTAATTCCTCAACTTGTGTGATTTAGGTGTATAAACTGGTACCTTCCTACCACCTAAATAGCTTTGTTCTTGTTTGCAGATTAataatttccttcccttctcaACTTTACCACCTTTATTAGTTCTCTTCTGCTTAATGCTTTCCTTTATGCATTCCATTATTTTGTTATCTTTGGTCTATTATACTTGTTTCGTTCTACATACCAGTTATTTAAATAAGAGTTTaagatgactgatttttttttttcttgcaaaagaCATTTCTACATTGTATACAGTATAGTCCACAGATGCATTGTATTATTCTGGCCTCCCTGGAAGTGATTATCTAATTTTGTTATGTGGGCTGACCTGTtttgctcatttaatcttcttttgaaaatgctgaataatatgccaAGTTATATTTGAGACTTGTTAACATTACCACAAATGTTTTGATACATAAGAGTGGCAAAATCGATCACTTTGCATACCTCAAAGTAACAGTTTCCTTTAGGGCAAGTAAGGATGGGACTGTTTTGTTAAAATTAAGGAATTTTAGCTGTCAGTTTAAAAGTTGCTTATTGGGTTAATAACATAGGTTTTCTGTGGGACCATGAATCTCTTGATGCCGATAATCTCTTGATGAGCGTGGGCATCAGAATGACTTGGGTGCAAACGCTGTTCTCCCAGTTTCTTACTATTATGACTCTGGGagaattacttaacttctctgggcctcagtttcttctgtaaaatgatgataattgATAGCACCTATCTTAGAGTTCTAATGAAGATTGCATTAGCATTACGACGATGATTAGAAAACGACAGCTGTATGTATATGCTATACTGATAGAAAAGTGGCATCTTCCTTTATAATATCTTAACATTTGGGGCATTGTAGGCCCTTTGAGAATGTGGTGGACTATCCCTAGTGAAATAAGCTTGTGTCTGTGTACATAATATCTTGCTGGGGTTACCAGGGTGTCCCTGATCCCCGTAGGCAGGTGGTGAACGCTGGCTGTATTATAAAGTGACCCAGTGGACGAAGCCTtctgtggagaggagggagagagaatgcaTTTTAGGCAAGAATATAGCATGTGCAAAAAGGCCATGGGGAATGAAATTGTTCTAAAGGCAGAAAATGTGCTAGTTACAGGAAAGGCCTGACTGGAACACAGGAGTGAGTGAGGCAGAAAGGAATTTGAGGGAGGGATGAGGCCTTTAATATGTTTACGCAAATCTAAGCCATGGACCAATTCAACTCTTCTccaaaaattagaatattttaatttaaacgGAAAGACATTTCCAGTATGTTCAAAGGGGCTTAACTACGtaagaaaggaagggaattttAGAAGGGAATCTTTACTATTTGTTgatgttgaaaataaaatgacgCTTCACAGTTTTCCCATACAGAGTGTATTGTATTTTAAAGGTAGGGTAGAAATTGCAGTTGATTTTATGGGTCTCTTCAGTAAGTATTATACAGAAACCCATGATTTGGCTGTTGACATCTATGTGTAGTAGGTTAATATGTTCAGACTCATTTGCCAGAGCACAAGTACCAGGGCTTGCTCAGCCTTCCTACGTCCTCACCTGAAGACAACCCCTAGTTATGACAAGTACACATACCTCCTCACCCACTATGATTTTTAGGGCTTTCTGGCTCTTATCTGTATCGTGATTGATCTATTTCCGTGTCTATTCTTCGTTGACAAAGCTGAACATATGTAGTCAAAAGGGAATGTACGAATGTGAGCAGCATGGGATTAATGGTTCTGGGTAAGTCATAAGATAGGAGCCTGGCAGAAGCAGTAAGTCATTGGTTTAATTTTAGAGATTGTAGTATACTTTCTCTGgctttctcctttcctgctttctctctGAATTTTATTCCGTTTGAGAACTATTTGAAGGAAAGCCCCTCTAGCAAACATTAAgcagtgagaaagaaggaaatacataaaagaaCCACATGTCATCCTAAAGATGTTAATGCGAGGGAGGTGGGACATAAAAGACCTTCCAAGCCAAATTTCACGTTTTAACTTCGGGTTAACCAGATAGAAGGAGAGGACATAATTAGCCATCTTGATACTGATACATGTCTTTATCGTGGAGTAAAACTTTATCACTTTTGTAGGTTGAACAAATTGAAGCAGGGACACCAGGCCGACTCAGGGTGGTAGCTAAGTCCACTGATAGTGACAAAACCATCGAAGGAGAGTATAATACGGTAAGGAATGGACCTCGGTCCTACTTAATTAGAAAACAGATAGTGTGCTCACTGGATGTTTGCTGGGTTGCTAGTTCCAAAACCCTTGGTTCTGTTCCTATTCTAAGACACCTTTATTACTTATGatattataatttgttttggTATAGGGATGGATTCAAATATTCTCCACTATAACTTAAATACTGTTTATCAGATGGCTATTAAAAggtatcaacattttaaaatgagctaGAATTTCTCTGCTCCATGTTCTTTCATTTTCCCAGCccaccactttaaaaaaataacttatttcaGTCATAGGCTATGCTGTCTTTGTCGCTATACTTGGCTAGACTTATTAAGGAATTGTTAACTCCCTTTTTCTTAACAAGAAATTTAGaagatttaatttaaatgattttgatTTGTTTAAACTCTTGCATTATTATCTTAATAGAATATGTCTTTCCAGGTCTGGAAAATGAATCACATCGccttaataaacagaaaaaaatatgattaaataaCTCATGCAAAGCCTTTCTATTAACAGTcactatatattaataatttttcagGTATTGCTGGCAATAGGAAGAGATGCTTGCACAAGGGAAATTGGCTTAGAAAACGTGGGGGTAAAGTTAAATGAACAGTAAGAAAAaatctttattatgttttattaagtactatttcagttatttataaGATCGATTAATACTGGAGTTTTAGATTTTAAAGTTAGTTTTTACCATAGTTGGAGCGTTCCCTTTTTAAGCTTAGAAGACTCTTCTTTCAGTGCCAATCATGATATttcctatttgtctttttttttttttccttttcaaaatctaAATGAGAGGTACGCTGGCTTGCATTTTGTTTCTTCAATGTATATGTGTACAGAAAAAGATCCAACTTCCAGTGAATTGCAGGTATATGCTTTGAAAGCTTCATTGAATATGCAGATCTGAACCATGTTCAAAGCTACCAAGTTTTAGGATCACTAGAGTGGTCGCTACATTTCTAGTGACAACTACGAGTCTGAAAACTTTGATGTTTTATAAGTTAAAATCCCTTTGGACTATACCACATCACTGGGTAATTGAGACTCTGTTGTCTGCTTACAGGAGTAGCATGGGGTATTTCCCAGTATCACCCTTCTTATATCCAAGTAAAAAGAAGTGCTCTCAGAGGCTAGCTGCCTTGGAAATTGAAAATACAGGGTGCCCCCTCTACCCCCTTCCAGGAATAACATTTATACAGAAGAGATTTCTTAATCTTAATGTGAacatttttgctttattattttctttcccctttgggtTGGAGAGACAAAGGAGTTGGGGAGGTCTGATAAGATTTAGCAGACCAAGTGTTCCACCATTTTAATAACCTACTCGCCTGTTTCCAACTGGGGCCAAGGTTTAGATTTTGTATAATGTTAACACTTATTCTGTAATTACTGGACTCCGTGGACTACTGTGCTTAATGTTTTATACACAttctcattcagtcctcacaaccCCTTAAGGTAGATGAtggtattctttttcttctcaccaATTATTCCcattatcattattcccatttgatAGGTGGGAGAATGAGGCTTAGAGATGTTAAATAGCCCTCCCCACATCACAGAGGTAATAACTAACAGACCTGGTTATCACACTTTAGAATCCTCATTCATTCTTAACCAGTGTGTTCTACTTTTCCCATCCCAGGGTTTCTTATGGTTTTCTTATTCCTCTGATTTTCAGAATAGCTAGAATTTCTAAGCTTTTGGTTCCtctgagttttgttgttgttttcgtaATACATGAGAACATTGCCCTCAGTTAGAGCCACAGTTTGGGGCTTCTTTGGGAGAAAGGGGATTTTGATCTACTTACTGAATAGTGGTAAttgatgatgattttaactgaatgaATTTGCAGGACTGGAAAAATACCTGTCACGGATGAAGAGCAGACCAGCGTGCCTTACATCTATGCCATTGGCGACGTGTTAGAGGGGAAGCTGGAGCTCACCCCAGTGGCAATCCAGGCAGGAAGGTTGCTGGCGCGGAGGCTGTATGGGAGCTCCACTGTCAAGGTGAGTGTTGGGGCTGTCACCACGGACATGCTGTTGTAATGGTACCTCCCGGTGCTCTGTGTAGGGTGGTTGTGAAGTTTTCCAGGTCTTGAATAATTTAGTTGTTTTGATGATGGCATCCTAGATGTGCTTTATTAACTCTATTCCAGACAAGACATTGCTAAGACCACTGTACCTTTGTGATTTATTATGGAAATTGTCACTCTTAGAATCACACTAAGAATAAAATGAGCCTGGTTAATCAAGTTTCAGCACTATTATGTTCCATATACTCCTAATAGTTGCACTTTACATCAATTTCATTATTACCAATTTGAGttataattttctaaatctttttatGGCCCCTGTCTAGGCTGCAGAAGGATTTGGGGATCTAGGTAGCAATGTCAGTGTGCAGAGCTATTTGAACCAATATTCAGGCTTTATTCCCCTGTCC contains these protein-coding regions:
- the TXNRD1 gene encoding thioredoxin reductase 1, cytoplasmic, producing the protein MNGPEDLPESYDYDLIIVGGGSGGLAAAKEAAKYGKKVMVLDFVTPTPLGTRWGLGGTCVNVGCIPKKLMHQAALLGQALRDSRNYGWNVEEIVKHDWERMTEAVQNHIGSLNWGYRVALREKKVTYENAYGQFVGPHRIKATNNKGKEKIYSAERFLIATGERPRYLGIPGDKEYCISSDDLFSLPYCPGKTLVVGASYVALECAGFLAGIGLDVTVMVRSILLRGFDQDMANKIGEHMEEHGIKFIRQFVPIKVEQIEAGTPGRLRVVAKSTDSDKTIEGEYNTVLLAIGRDACTREIGLENVGVKLNEQTGKIPVTDEEQTSVPYIYAIGDVLEGKLELTPVAIQAGRLLARRLYGSSTVKCDYENVPTTVFTPLEYGACGLSEEKAVEKFGEENIEVYHSHFWPLEWTIPSRDNNKCYAKIVCNIKDSERVVGFHVLGPNAGEVTQGFAVALKCGLTKDQLDGTIGIHPVCAEVFTTLSVTKRSGENILQTGC